A single genomic interval of Streptomyces sp. 1222.5 harbors:
- a CDS encoding acylphosphatase has product MSEDVRLVAWVRGRVQGVGFRWFTRAKALEIGGLSGFALNLADGRVQVVAEGSRNGCEGLLAWLQGDDTPGRVEGVTEIWDTPRGGYDGFAIR; this is encoded by the coding sequence ATGAGCGAGGATGTACGACTGGTCGCCTGGGTTCGCGGACGCGTGCAGGGTGTGGGTTTCCGCTGGTTCACGCGCGCCAAGGCACTGGAGATCGGCGGCCTGAGTGGTTTTGCTCTCAATTTGGCCGACGGCCGGGTCCAGGTGGTCGCCGAGGGATCGAGGAACGGCTGCGAGGGTCTGCTCGCCTGGCTCCAGGGTGACGACACGCCCGGACGCGTAGAAGGAGTCACCGAGATCTGGGACACACCCCGCGGCGGCTACGACGGCTTCGCCATCCGCTGA